DNA from Synechococcus elongatus PCC 6301:
TGCTGTGATTATGGTCGGTGACAATCCCGCCAGTGCCGTCTATGTCCGCAACAAAGAGAGAGCCTGCGAGCAAACCGGCATTGTCTCCTTTGGCAAGCATCTGCCTGGCGACAGCAGCGAAGCTGAAATTCGGGCGCTGATCGAAGAGCTCAACCAAGATGACCGGGTTGATGGCATTTTGGTGCAATTGCCATTGCCTAGCCATTTAGATGCCGTGCCGCTCCTGCTGGCGATCGATCCTGAAAAAGATGCTGATGGCCTGCACCCGCTCAATCTAGGGCGGCTACTGCGCGGTGAGGAAGGACTCCGCAGCTGTACCCCTGCTGGAGTGATGGAGCTGCTGGCTGCCAATCAAATCGACCCCGCTGGCAAAAAAGCCGTGGTGATCGGTCGCAGCATTCTCGTCGGTAAGCCGCTGGCGATGATGCTGCTGGAAGCTAACGCCACCGTCACGATCGCCCATTCCCGCACTCCCAATCTGCCGGAGGTCTGCCGCCA
Protein-coding regions in this window:
- the folD gene encoding bifunctional methylenetetrahydrofolate dehydrogenase/methenyltetrahydrofolate cyclohydrolase FolD, translated to MAAAILDGRALAAQRRQQLREQVEAIAPAVGRRPGLAVIMVGDNPASAVYVRNKERACEQTGIVSFGKHLPGDSSEAEIRALIEELNQDDRVDGILVQLPLPSHLDAVPLLLAIDPEKDADGLHPLNLGRLLRGEEGLRSCTPAGVMELLAANQIDPAGKKAVVIGRSILVGKPLAMMLLEANATVTIAHSRTPNLPEVCRQADIVVAAVGRPELVGADWIKPGAVVVDVGINRLEDGRLVGDVDYEAASAITSWITPVPGGVGPMTVAMLLHNTVLSYCRRSGQPFLS